Sequence from the Kineosporia succinea genome:
CCGACACCGACACCGACACCGACACCGACGAACCCACACCCCGCACCTACGTCGCCCGCAGCGGCCGGGTCATCGACCTCGACGCCATCCCGGCCGAACTGAAACTGCTCCCCCTGCCCCGGCGATCGGGGCAGAAGGAGCAGCGGGAGAGCGGGAAGGTTCAGACCGAGTAGACGCCCCGGCGGGTGCGGATGGTCAGCCGCTCGGCCACGACCGGCTTGTGCCGGCGGCTGACCAGTCCGGACGCGACCACGAGCACCGACCCCAGACCGAGCGCGAGCAGCGGGAAACCGTACGAGACGCCTCCACCGGCGGGCGGGTCCTGACGCGGGACGGCCGTGACGACCTCACCGTCGTGGGCCCACGAGTCCTTGACCGAGGGCGTCGCCGCGGGCGCACTCACCGACGGGGACACAGACGGGGACACCGACGGCGTCGCACCGGCAGAAGGAGCGGCCGAGGGGGTCGCCGCCGCCGACACCTCGGGCAGCGGCACCCCGGTGATCAGCGGGTCGTTGTTCGGGTGACCGGCCGTGAAACTGAAGGTCCCGGAAAGCTTGTCGCCGTTCGCCGCCACCGCGGTCCAGTCCACCGTGTACTGCCCGTTGGGCGCCCCCATCACCACCGACCGGCGCAGCGTCTTCGCGCCGGTGGACACGTCGCCCTCACCGACCTCGCCGTCCTTCGTGTGGATGCTCATCGACGCCCCCGCGTCCCGCAGTTCCGTACTGAAGGTGACCGAGACGGCATTCGGTGCGAACTGCACCACCTCGCGCGCGGGACTCACCCCGACGACCCCGGAATCGGAAGCGGCCCAGGCCGTTCCGGCTCCGCTCCCGAGAACCAGACCGGCTCCGGCGACGCCGACGGCCGCCGCCATCCGAACCCCATGACACGCATCGCTCACTCTCAGCCACAACATTCTTACAGAATGTCACCCTGAGACCCGGGGTCCCCTTGCGAATCGCCGGTAGCTCACTCACCGAACAGCGGAAATCTGTGGACGGGCCGCGGCGGGAGTTGCCGCCCCGCCCCCCAGGCGGTCGAATCGCGCCGTGACGAATTCGCCTGCCCCGCAAGATCTGCAGGTCCCGGTGGAGCTCGGGACCGGTCCTCTGACGACGGACGACGTGGTCGCCGTCGCGCGCCACGGCGCCCCCGTGCGTCTCACCGAAGCCGCGCTGGAGGTGATCGCCGGCTCCCGGGCCGTGATCGAGGAACTGGCCGGCGACCCGGAGCCGCACTACGGCATCTCCACCGGGTTCGGCGCCCTGGCCACCACCTTCATCCCCCTGGCGGACCGCGCCCAGCTGCAGGCGAGCCTGATCCGCTCGCACGCCGCGGGGTCCGGCCCGGCCGTGGAGACCGAGGTGGTGCGCGCGCTCATGCTGCAGCGCCTGTCCACCATGGCGACCGGCCGCACCGGGGTGCGCCCGCAGGTCGCCCGCACCTACGCGTCCCTTCTCAACGCCCGGATCACGCCGGTCGTGCACGAGTTCGGATCCCTGGGCTGCTCGGGAGATCTCGCCCCGCTGGCCCACTGCGCGCTCGCCGTCATGGGCGAGGGCCCCGTGGTGGACGCGGACGGCGTGACCCGCCCCGCCGCCGAGGCCCTCGCGGACGCCGGCATCGAACCGCTGCGGCTGGCCGAGAAGGAGGGCCTGGCGCTGATCAACGGCACCGACGGCATGCTCGGCATGCTGGTGCTCGCGCTGCACGACCTCGCCGACCTGGTCACGGTGGCCGATCTCGCCGCCGCCATGAGCGTGGAGGCGCTGCTGGGCACCGACGCGGTGTTCGCCGCCGACCTGGCCCGCCTGCGCCCGCATCCCGGGCAGCAGGCCTCGGCCGCGAACCTGCGCGCGCTGCTGGAGGATTCGCCGATCATCGCGAGCCACCGGGATCCCTCGTGCACCCGCGTTCAGGACGCCTACTCGCTGCGCTGCGCCCCGCAGGTGCACGGCGCCGTGCGCGACACCCTCGAGCACGCCCGCCTGGTGGCCCTGCGCGAACTCACCGCGGCCATCGACAATCCGGTGGTCACGCTCGATCACCGGGTCGAGTCGAACGGCAACTTCCACGGCGCCCCGGTGGCCTACGCCCTCGACTTCCTGGCCATCGCGGTGGCCGACCTGGCGAGCATCTCGGAGCGCCGCACCGACCGGCACCTCGACGCGAAGCGCAACGACGGGCTGCCGCCCTTCCTGGCCGGCACCCCGGGCGTCGACTCGGGCCTGATGATCGCGCAGTACACCGCGGCCGGGCTGGTCGCCGAGATGAAACGGCTGGCGGCCCCGGCGTCGGTGGACTCGATCCCGTCGTCGGCGATGCAGGAGGATCACGTGTCGATGGGCTGGCACGCCGCCCGCAAGCTGCGCCGGTCGGTGGAGTGCCTGCGCGACGTGCTGGCGATCGAGCTGCTCACGGCGGCGCGGTCACTGGACCTGCGGGCGCCGTTGCGGCCCGCGGTGGGCACCGCGGCGGTGCGGGACCTGCTGCGCACGGGGGTGGAAGGGCCCGGGCCGGACCGGTTCCTGGCGCCCGAGATCGCCTGGGTGAGCGCGGCGGTGGGTTCCGGGGCGGTGCTCGCGGCGGCCCGGGCCGCGGTGCACGGGCTTCACTGAGGTGTATTGAGGACGCGTCGGTCGGGTTTCGCTCCCGGGAGCCACTTCCGCAGGGCCGGAGCCGAAGGGGACCGACGCGTCCGTCGTTCTGCTCGTGATCAGAACGCCGTGCCGCTGAAGGGAGCCCGGCGCAGGCCGAAGAGGTGGTCGGCCGCGGCCAGCCCGGCGTCGCGGTGCACCGCGATCCGCCCGGCCTGGGCCAGCTGCCAGAACGCGGTGCCACCGAGGTAGGCGCAGGCCAGCTGGGACACGTCGAGCGTGATGTCGGGCGGCTGCTCGGTGCGGGCCGGACCGGCGGCGGAAACGATGTAGCGGCCGTTGTTCTCGCGCAGCACCTCGTCGCGGACCTCCAGGGTGACCGCCCCGGGCGCCCGGTAGGAGCGGGCGGTCAGGGCGGCCTGCACGTCGACGAGGCGCAGCCAGGTCTCGTCCCGCCCGCCCCGGGTGGTCAGGGCGCGCTCGTCGGTGAGGAGCTTCTCGATCGAGTGGTCGACCGGCATCGGGTCGAGCACGACGCGCTGCACGTTCTCGATCGCCAGCAGGTGCCGGAGCAGGCCGAAGTGGGCGCGGGAGGTGGTGGTGACGAAGTCGTTCACCACGATGCCGCGGTCGGTGGAGCGGAACCAGGTGGCCGCGTCCTGGGGCCGGTAGATCGCGAAACCGTCCTCGTGGCCGGGAATCCCGTGCACCACGGCGTAGTGCTGCTCGGTGCTCAGGTGCCGCATGTGGGCCTGGGCGCGCCACCAGTAGCCGGGGCGGTCGACCGCCCCGACCCAGTTCGCGCCCGTGTAGATCCGGGCCAGCAGGTCCTGGTCGGCACGTTGCCGCAGGTCCACGGGCCGCACGTCACCGCCCTGGGGCACGCCCGCGCGGAACCGGGCGCGGTCCACCGAGATCTCGACCGAGGCCACCTGACTGGCGATGCCGAAACCCCAGCGCTCGTAGATGGTGGCCTCGTCGGCCCGCAGCGCGGCCAGGATCTCGCCGCGGGCCAGGCACTGCTCGAGCTGGTGACGCACGAGGGCACTGACCAGGCCGCGCCGGGTGGGGGTGGGCAGCACACCGACGTCGGTGACCGCGGCCTGCGGCACCTTGCGGCCCCCGGGCACGACCATCCAGCTGGTGAACGAGGTGGCCGGTCCGCCGAGGCGTTCCGGGGTCTGGGTGCTCTGCGGGGTGGCCGGGTCGTAGGCGGTGCCGTAGGCGCGGGCGGCCTGGGGACGCAGGGCCTGCCGGTACGCGCCGGTGGTGGGGGCGGGCCCACCGGGTCGGGACGGGTCGTCCACCGGCGTCCGGAACCCATCGCTCTCCACCGGCGTCCGGAACCCCTCGTGCTCCACCGGGGTCAGGAAACCCTCGAGCGAACGGCCGATCTCCTGGGCGTCGGTCAGCACCCTGATCTCGTGGTCCACGTCTTGACGCTAGCCCCGTGACCAGTGGGTTTCCTGGTGGAGCACCCGAGCGGCCCTCCGGCCGCCCCTCCCTTGGCCGCCCCTTGGCCAGCCCTGAACCCATGCGGAACGAAACCTTCCGCATGCCGTGTCACCCTCGACGTATGGCCGATACCTCCAGGCGACTGCTGACGCTCCTGTCGCTGCTCCAGACGCCCCGCGAATGGTCGGGCCCGGAGCTGGCCGGCCGGCTCGGCGTGAGCACCCGCACGATCCGGCACGACGTGGAACGCCTTCGCTCGCTGGGCTATCCGGTCGACGCCACGCGTGGCTCGGTCGGTGGCTACCGGCTCGGGGCGGGCGCGGCGCTGCCCCCGCTGCTGCTCGAGGACGACGAGGCCGTCGCCATCGCCCTCAGCCTGCGATCGGTGGCCGGCGGTTCGGTGGCCGGGCTGGAGGAGAGTGCGCTGCGCGCGCTGAGCAAGCTGCAGCAGGTGCTTCCGGCCCGGCTCGGGCGGCGGGTGGACGCGGTGGTCGCCTCGACGGTGCGGGTCGGGTCGGGTGCGCCGGGGGTCACGGCGGTGGACGCGTCGGTGCTCCAGCTGCTGGCCTCGGCCTGCCGCGACCAGGAACGGGTGCGTTTCGCCTACGCCGACCACGCGGGCACCTCGACGCAGCGCACGGTCGAGCCGCACCGCCTGGTCAGCTGGGGCCGGCGCTGGTACCTGGTGGCGTGGGACCGCGACCGCGACGACTGGCGCACCTTCCGGGCCGACCGGATCGGCGCCCCGGCGGCGGTGGGCGCCCGGTTCGGCGCCCGGGAGGTGCCGGGCGGTGACGCCGCGGCGTTCGTGCGGCGCGGCACCCGGTCGGTGCAGTGGGCGGTGATGGCGCGGGTGCGGGTGCACGAACCGGCCACCACCGTGAGCGAGCGGCTCGGCAGTGCCGCGGAGTCGGTGGAGGCCGAGGGCGCGGATCGCTGCGTGGTGATGCTCGGCGGCGCCGACGCCGAGTCGATGGCACCGTGGCTGGGTCTGATCGGGGCCGAGTTCGAGGTGCTCGGACCGCCCGAGCTGGCCGCCGCGGTGCAGCGGCTCGGTCACCGGATGCTGCGAGCAGCCGGTGACTGACCCCTCACGGATCGGTGTTTTCCGTTATAAGGGGGTCAAATCCGCGTTCTGATTCTTGTTCGCCACACAGCTGAACCTGCGATTTTCAAAGCTTTCACCTAGCATTCCCATCTTGTTGGAATTCCGGTGAAAGGTTGACGATGCCCGCCTCCGACATCTCGTCGGACGATTTCGACCGCACCCAGCCCCCGATCCCCGAGGCACCCCTCGAGACGGGAGTCACGGCCCGGCCGCTCGGCGGGGGTCAGCAGGGCACCACCCCGGCCCCGGCGATCCCGCGGCGCTTCACCGCGCTGGACGGACTTCGCGGGCTGGCCGCCCTGGCGGTGATCTTCTTCCACCTGCGGCGCGAACTGCGGGACGTGGGGATGCCGGACCACCTCGACCGCCTGGTCACCGGCGGCTACCTCATGGTCGACCTGTTCTTCGTGCTCAGCGGTTTCGTGCTGGCCCGCACCATGCTGCGCACCCGCGGCGCCGGCGAGGCCCTGCGGTTCTCCGAGCTGCGCATCCGGCGGTTCATGCCGCTGCACCTGACCGGCTGGGTCGTGGCCCTGGCCGGGGTCGTGGTGCTCGCGGTCTGCCAGCAGTTCGACCTGCTGCACACGCCCGAGCGGGGCGCGTTCGACAGCGAGGACACCGGGCCGATCGCCTGGGCCTCGAGTTTCGTTCTGCTGCAGGGACTCTTCGGGCCGCAGTTCGCCGGCTACCCGGCCGCCTGGTCGCTGTCGGTCGAGCTGTGGAGCAACATCCTCATCGTCGCCGTGATCGCCTTGATGCCCGGCGCCTCCTACCGGCGCCTGGTCGGGCCCGCCGCGGTGCTGGCCGGGGCGGTGCTGCTGGCCTGGACTCCCCCCGCGGCCGAGAACAGCGTCGGGGCGGCGGCGTTCGGGCGCGGTCTGGCCGGGCTCGGCGCGGGCATGGTGGCCTACGAGCTGTTCCTGATGCTGATGCGGCGCCGGTCCCGACACGACCGGGCCAGTTCCGGCGTCGGCGTCGGTGCCGGTGCCCCGGGCTGGGCCGTGCCGGTGAGCGTGATCGCGCTCGGGCTGCTGGTTCTCGCCGTCTGGGAACGGGAGGTCGTGCGCGAGCTGCGGTTCCTGCCGATGCTCGTGGTCGCCCCGCTGCTGGTGCTGAGCCTGGCCCTGCCCGGCGGCGGCCCGGTGAAGTGGGTGCTCGACCGGCCGGTGTCGCAGTGGCTCGGCAGCCGCTCGTTCGCGCTGTACGCCCTGCACGGCCCCGTCCTGATGACGGTCGAACTGCTGCTGGAGCTGCGGGGGTTCGAGACCGGAGGGGCGAAGGTGTCCGCGTTCGTCATCATCGCCACGGTCAGCGGCTCGCTGATCGCCGCGGAGCTCGGTCACCGCTACGTCGAGACCGCCTGGCTGCCGCGGAGGAAATCGGCGGCCGCCGCGCCGGCCCGGGAGAGCGTCAGCGTCTGAACGGGGTCGCAGGCCCCTGGTCGGGGCCGCCGGCCCTGGTCAGGGCTCGACGCGTCAAGGTCCTGGACGCACGAACGACGGCCCGGGAAACCGGGCCGTCGTCATTGCCTTGATCAGGAGGGCTCTTCGGCGAGCTCGGCCATCGTGGGCACACCCGACGACTCCAGCACCTGCGCGCGCAGGGCCGGGCAGCCGTCGTTCATCAGGGCGTCCACCTTCGCGGACCGGATCGTGGCGTTGGGGGTGCTGGACCCGTCGAACGCCGCCTCGAGGCTCTCCACCAGCTGGGAGGCCAGCTTCGTGCCGTTCGCCCCCTGGGCCAGGGTGGTCTCGACCACGCCGCAGACCATCACGGCGGAGATGTCGAAGCGCACGGTCGACTTGGGCGTGGGCACAGCGGCCGCACTGGTCTCGGCGTCGACGGACGCCGTGGTGGTCGTCGCCGCCGAACTCTCGGTGTCGTCACCACCGCCGCACCCGGCCAGGACGAGGCCCAACAGCGGGGCCACGGCCAGCGCCACTACCGCTTTGCGTACACCAGGTAACACGATCAGCTCTCCGGAGGATCAGACTGTCAGGCACCGGGCCCGAGCGTTCCGGGCTCGGCCATCTCGTGCCGTCCAGGGTCGGTCTCGACAGTGTGGAACCACCGCCACACATCGAGACCGGGTGCGTGACGGTAGGCCGAAGGCGCTCGCCAGCCCGCCTCGTCGCCGTCGACCAGGACGAGCGCACGCTCGGCCGATACGCAGGCTACCCGTACGTCTCCCGGTTCGCGTCTTTCTCGCCCTTCCCGATGGTCTCAACCGGTTAATCCTGAACGATGAGTTACCCGGGGCAACGGTCAGTTGCTGTAGAGCTCGTTCAGGGAGTCCCGTTCGACCAGCTCGAGCGCGTCGGCGTGTACGGCCGGGCACTCTTCTTTCATCACCGTGTCGAGGTCGAAGCTGGATCCCTCGTCCTCACCGATCGTGGTGAAGATGGTGGAGACGGTGGCCGCGAGCTGCGTCACCGCGGCCTCGGTGTCGCCGCCCTCGCTGGTGCCCACGACGGCCTTCACCGTGGAGCAGGCGAGCTTGGCCTGCCCGGCCTCGCCCAGGTTGCCCGCCGCGTCCTGCAGCTGCTTCTCGGCCTCCCCGAGGTCGAGGTTCTCGGTCGCGTCCTCCAGCTGCTGCGCGGTGTCGTTGAGCTGGTTCGCGGTGTCGTTCAGCTGGTTGATCTGCTCGGCCGCGCTGTCGGCGGAGTCGCCGCACCCGGCCAGGAGCAGTGCGGCCAGGGGCAGCACCACCAGAGAACGAACCGCCACGGTCTGCCGGGATCTCACGGTCTTGCCTCCTGGGGTAGCGAACGCTTTCGGAAGAAAACGGAAGTCACCGACCGGGGGTTCCGGATCCGGAGGTCCAGCACACCGGGAGGGCAGCCGATAGGCACAGAGTGAGCGACCAGACGAGCGAAGACGAGGCCCGGCGCCTGGCCGAGCTGGACACCTACCGCGTGCTCGACACCGATCCCGAGCCCGGTTTCGACGCCCTGGTCAAGGTCGCGTCGTCGATCGCCCGCACCCCCAGCTCCACGATCACCCTGATCGACCAGCACCGGCAGTGGTTCAAGGCCGCGATCGGGATGGCCAACCGCGAGGGCGACCGGCGCACCGCGTTCTGCGACCGGGTGGTGCAGGACCGGGCCCCGGTGATCGTCACCGATGCCTCGACCGACCCCCGCTTCTCCGCCAACCCCCTGGTGACCGGCGAGCCGGAGATCCGCTTCTACGCCGGCTTCCCGCTCGAGACCCCGACCGGCGAGGTCCTCGGCACCCTCTGCGTGATCGACTACGAGCCCCGGCAGCTCACCGCCGACCAGCTGGAACTGCTGCGGGTGCTCGCCGACCAGGTGATGGCCCAGCTCACCCTGCGCCGCACCCTGTTCGAGCGCGAGCAGGAGCTGGCCGAGCGGCAGCGGCTGATGGGCCGGGTCGCCGAGTCCGAGGCCCGCTACCGGATGCTGGTCGAGAGCTCCCCCGACGTGATCGCCCGTCTCTCGCCCGACGGCGACGTGCGCTACGCCTCGCACGCGCTGCAGGCCGTGCTCGGTGTGAGCCCGGAGCAGGCCACCTCCACCCAGGACATCGTCGACACCCTGGTGCACCCCGACGAGCTCGAGACCGCGCAGCAGGCCCTGGCCGACGTGAAGGCCGGGCACCGCCGCGACTTCACCACCCGGCTGCTGCGCACCACCGACCGCACCTACCGCCAGCTGGAGGTGACGATGCTGCCCCTGCAGGACGCCGACGGCACCGTCACCGAGGTGATGCTGACCGGGCGCGACGTCACCGAGAAGATGGTGGTGCAGCAGGCCCTGGGCGCGGCCACGGCGGAGGCGATCCGGCGCGGCAACCAGCTCGAGGAGGCCCAGGAGATCGCCGAACTGGGCAGCTGGACGGTCGATCTGGGCACCGGCGAGTCGTGGTGGTCGCCGCAGCTGTTCCGGCTGTTCGGCGCCGACCCGCACTCCGTGACGCCCTCGATCGAGCAGGCCCGCGCCTACAACCACCCCGACGACCGCGAGCGCGTGCGCGAGGCCACCGCCCGGATCATCGAGGGCGGCGCGTCCGAGCAGATCGAGTACCGGATCGTGCGGGCGAACGGTGAGGAGCGCACCGTGCTGGCCCGCGGGCGGCGCGAGTCCGACGGCGACAGCGGAACACACCGCATCGTCGGCACCATCCAGGACATCACCGAGCTGCGCCGCACCGAGCGTGAACTGCGCAGCGCGCGGGACCTGTTCGCCCAGGTGCTGGACTCCACCGAGCACGCGTTCATCGCGATCGACCCGGAGGGCCACATCACCATGTGGAACCGGGGCGCGCAGCTGATGCTGGGTTATACGGCCGATGAGGTCCTGGGCACGAAGAAGGGCCTGACCTGGCACGACCCGGCCGAGATGGAGCGGATCGCGGCCGAGATCGGGGTGCCGTTCGGGCTGGCCATGTTCGTCGAGCACGCCGGGCACCCGGCGCTGATGCGGCCACGCACGTACATCGCGAAGGACGGCACGAGGCGCACGGTCTCGGTGACCATGCGGGCGATGCACGACGGCGACCCCAGCCTGGTCACCGGTTACATCGGCGTGGTCACGGACATCACCGCCCGGGTGAACGCGGAGAAGGAGCGGGACGCGCAGAGCCACATGCTGCGCGCGGTGATCCAGAACAACCAGTCGATCATCACCGTGAAGGACCTGAACGGCCGCTACCTGATGGTGAACCGGGCCTTCGAGAGCGCGTTCGGTATCCCCGAGGCCGAGATCGTGGGGGCCACCGACGACCTGATCGACCCGCAGCTGGCCACGCGCTGGCGGGCGAACGACCTGCGTGGCCTGAACGGCGCGGTGCCGGTCGACGAGATCGCCGACCTGCCCGACGGCCGGCACTGGTACGAGACCGTGCGGATCCCGCTGCAGGACGAGGCCGGTGAGGTCACCGCGATCTGCACGGTGGCGCTGGACGTGACCGAACGGCGCCGGGCCGAGGCCGAGAAGGCCGCGGCGATGGAGGCGATGACCGGGGCCCGCGACGCGGCGGTCGCGGCCACGAAGGCGAAGTCGGCGTTCCTGGCCACGATGAGCCACGAGATCCGCACCCCGATGAACGCCGTGATCGGGATGACCGGGCTGCTGCTGGAGACCCCGCTGAACGACGAGCAGCGCGAGCTGCTGCACACCGTGCGCTCGAGCGGCGACCAGCTGCTGGCGATCATCAACGACATCCTCGACTTCTCCAAGATCGAGGCCGGCGACCTGGAGCTCGAGGAGCACCCGTTCGAGCTGCGGGACTGTGTGGAGGGCGCGATCGCCCAGTTCGCCGGGTCGGTCAAGAATCTCGACCTGATCTCGCACGTGGACGAGGACTGCCCGGCGGTGGTGGTCGGTGACGTGATCCGGCTGCGCCAGGTGATGACGAACCTGGTGAGCAACGCGATCAAGTTCACCCCCGAGGGCGACGTGCTGCTGCGGGTCGAGCTGCTCGACGACGGCCCGCAGCATCCGGTGGACATCGAGGAGACCAGCTGGGACGCCGAGGAGCCGAGTCCCCGTCTGCGGCTGCGGTTCACGGTCGCGGACTCCGGGATCGGCATCTCCCCGGAGAACATGGGACGCCTGTTCAAGTCGTTCAGTCAGGTGGACGCGTCGACGACGCGTCTGTACGGCGGCACCGGGCTGGGTCTGGCCATCAGCAAGGCGATCGTCGAGGCCATGCACGGGCAGCTGACGGTCACCAGTGAGGTCGGGGTCGGCTCGCAGTTCACCTTCACCGTGGCCCTGGGCCGGTTCAGCGGGCCGCAGGCGCTGCGCAAGCGGCCTCCGGCGAACGTCGCCGGGCGGCACGTGCTGATCGTCGACGACAACGACACCAACCGCCGCGTCCTGCGGCTGCAGCTCGAGGGTTACGGCATGTCCTGCCAGGACAGCGCCTCCCCGCTGTCCGCCCTGGCCCTCATCGGCAGCGGGGTGCAGTTCGACCTGGCCGTGCTCGACTACGCGATGCCGGTCATGGACGGCGTGCAGCTCGCCCTCGCCCTGCGCCAGCTGCCCGGCGGCAAGGACCTGCCGCTGGTGCTGCTGTCGAGCATCGGGCGCCGTGACCGCAGCCACGAGAAGGTCTTCGCGTCGGTGCTCACCAAGCCGATCCGCAGTGCGGCGCTGGCCGAGGTGCTGGGGCAGGTGCTGGCTCCCGAGGCAACGGCGGACGACGTGGTCGCCTCCCGGCCGACCACCCCGGTCCCCGGGCTCACGAACGAGGGCGACCACCCCGTCCGCAAGCCGGTCGTGCCCCCGCAGGGCACCCGCACCGCACCTCGCGACCGCGACCTCAGTACCGCCGGGAAGCTGCGCATCCTGCTGGTCGAGGACAACGAGATCAACCAGAAGGTGGGCAAGCTGATGCTGGCCAAACTCGGCCACACGGTGGAGGTCTCGGCCAACGGCGCGGAGGCCGTGGAGGCGGTCGGCCGGTTCGACTACGACGTGGTGCTGATGGACATGCACATGCCGGTGATGGACGGGCTGGAGGCGACCCGGACGATCCGTGCCCAGCTGCCCGCCGAGCGGCAGCCCACGATCATCGCGATGACCGCCAGCGTGACCAAGGAGGACCGGGACGCCTGCGCCGAGGCCGGTATGGACGGGTACCTGTCCAAGCCGGTGCGGGCCGAGCACCTCACCGAAGCGCTGGGTGGAGTGCCTGTGCGTAACGGATAAAACTTGTCCGGTCCCGCAATCACGTGCGAACTGGTCACATTCGCTCTGAAACCTCTAGAGTCACTCCGCGATCCGTGCGTCAGGGATGCGGGTGCGACAGAGGCAGGAGCATCCAGGGCGGATGGGCGTTCGGCTACGTGTCTGGGCCAGTCTGCTCACGCTGCTGCTCGTCCCGGTCGGGACGCTGCTGGTGCTGTGCGCCCTGGCGGCGACCGTTCTGCTGGGCTACGAGAACGCCGGCATCGGCCCGCAGGCGCTGGCCCCGGCCTTCCTGCTCGGCCTGGTCGGGCTCGTCGTGCTGCACGGTCTGCCCGGGCGGCGTCCGGTGCCGCGGCCCGAGGGCCTGGAGATCCTCCCCGAGGAGGAACCCGGCCTGTGGGGCGAGATCGAGGACATCTGCGAGGTGCTCGGTGAGGACCCGCCCGACCACCTGGTGATCGACGGGCGTCCCCGCACCGCCGTGACCGAGCAGCACGACCTGCGCGAGATGGTCATCGGCCTGCCGCTGCTCGTCGGGCTCAGCCGGGTGGAGCTGCGCTCGCTGATGACGCACGAGATGGCCCACTTCGCCCACGGCACCACCCGGGGCACCTGGTTCGTGCTGCGCGCCCAGTACTGGCTGCGCTCCACCGTCGGCACGCTGCGGCGCAGCCCTCTGCGCCGCCTGATCACCCTGTATCTCAAGCTGTACAGCGCGGTCTCGGGCCCGGCGCGGGCCCACCACGAACTCGGCGCCGACATCTGGGCGGGCCGGCTGGCCGGGCCCGAGGTGGCGGCGCAGGCCCTGCGGCAGCGGCAGTTCGTCGACGAGGCCTGGCGGCGGGTGCTCGAGCAGTACGGCCGGGCGCTGGTGCCGCGCGGGCCCCGGGCGAGCCTCGCCGAGGCCCTGACCGAGCTGATGCACGACTCCCGCGAACTCGTCGAGACCGAGGCCCACCGGCGGCTGTTCGGCATGTCGCAG
This genomic interval carries:
- a CDS encoding M48 family metallopeptidase gives rise to the protein MGVRLRVWASLLTLLLVPVGTLLVLCALAATVLLGYENAGIGPQALAPAFLLGLVGLVVLHGLPGRRPVPRPEGLEILPEEEPGLWGEIEDICEVLGEDPPDHLVIDGRPRTAVTEQHDLREMVIGLPLLVGLSRVELRSLMTHEMAHFAHGTTRGTWFVLRAQYWLRSTVGTLRRSPLRRLITLYLKLYSAVSGPARAHHELGADIWAGRLAGPEVAAQALRQRQFVDEAWRRVLEQYGRALVPRGPRASLAEALTELMHDSRELVETEAHRRLFGMSQYDAHPPDEERIATLRSLRFHDRPRLPLEHPHEPAWTWLNDAPGLFDEVEIDAVAPDPDERFSSWATVLTRQLVKDSREKAGDLLDALHRMNPGSPPTLDGLLRAVASGRAQRLTDDLPGSLRAAVIVALAQERRVRAEPDFSPGGPLRITLVTRDGQTWDWPFDEVIADAVRDPRELETLAQALESADVDLREPVEA
- a CDS encoding PAS domain S-box protein, which produces MSDQTSEDEARRLAELDTYRVLDTDPEPGFDALVKVASSIARTPSSTITLIDQHRQWFKAAIGMANREGDRRTAFCDRVVQDRAPVIVTDASTDPRFSANPLVTGEPEIRFYAGFPLETPTGEVLGTLCVIDYEPRQLTADQLELLRVLADQVMAQLTLRRTLFEREQELAERQRLMGRVAESEARYRMLVESSPDVIARLSPDGDVRYASHALQAVLGVSPEQATSTQDIVDTLVHPDELETAQQALADVKAGHRRDFTTRLLRTTDRTYRQLEVTMLPLQDADGTVTEVMLTGRDVTEKMVVQQALGAATAEAIRRGNQLEEAQEIAELGSWTVDLGTGESWWSPQLFRLFGADPHSVTPSIEQARAYNHPDDRERVREATARIIEGGASEQIEYRIVRANGEERTVLARGRRESDGDSGTHRIVGTIQDITELRRTERELRSARDLFAQVLDSTEHAFIAIDPEGHITMWNRGAQLMLGYTADEVLGTKKGLTWHDPAEMERIAAEIGVPFGLAMFVEHAGHPALMRPRTYIAKDGTRRTVSVTMRAMHDGDPSLVTGYIGVVTDITARVNAEKERDAQSHMLRAVIQNNQSIITVKDLNGRYLMVNRAFESAFGIPEAEIVGATDDLIDPQLATRWRANDLRGLNGAVPVDEIADLPDGRHWYETVRIPLQDEAGEVTAICTVALDVTERRRAEAEKAAAMEAMTGARDAAVAATKAKSAFLATMSHEIRTPMNAVIGMTGLLLETPLNDEQRELLHTVRSSGDQLLAIINDILDFSKIEAGDLELEEHPFELRDCVEGAIAQFAGSVKNLDLISHVDEDCPAVVVGDVIRLRQVMTNLVSNAIKFTPEGDVLLRVELLDDGPQHPVDIEETSWDAEEPSPRLRLRFTVADSGIGISPENMGRLFKSFSQVDASTTRLYGGTGLGLAISKAIVEAMHGQLTVTSEVGVGSQFTFTVALGRFSGPQALRKRPPANVAGRHVLIVDDNDTNRRVLRLQLEGYGMSCQDSASPLSALALIGSGVQFDLAVLDYAMPVMDGVQLALALRQLPGGKDLPLVLLSSIGRRDRSHEKVFASVLTKPIRSAALAEVLGQVLAPEATADDVVASRPTTPVPGLTNEGDHPVRKPVVPPQGTRTAPRDRDLSTAGKLRILLVEDNEINQKVGKLMLAKLGHTVEVSANGAEAVEAVGRFDYDVVLMDMHMPVMDGLEATRTIRAQLPAERQPTIIAMTASVTKEDRDACAEAGMDGYLSKPVRAEHLTEALGGVPVRNG